A single window of Persephonella sp. DNA harbors:
- the lpdA gene encoding dihydrolipoyl dehydrogenase — MYDLIIIGMGPGGYEATLTALRKKLNIAIVEKSKIGGNCLNRACIPTKYYRAGAHQIEKLPLLNKYGINLSSNSIDFLQAKKGKDEAIGFLRKSLSQLLKAKKVPVYKGTGKIVGQNQVQITYEDGKTETIEGKYILVATGSIPVSIGGIVPDGKYVITTEDYLENMEQLPENLLIVGGGVAGCELAYISAQYGSKVTVVEIKDRLLSSDIISPDISRLLQRKFKKLGIEFKLETSVKDYKVSGDKIVVNLSDGSQLKVDKILLSVGRKPNTSDIDNIGIEKDERGFIKTNSYLQTNFENIYACGDVVNSPMLAHVASYEARVALKNMFDEKKIEVDYSLVPWSIFTAYEIAHVGLSEQQAKEKGIEAISGYYPFTYNEKAVDELESDGFVRLVFDKKTKHVIGATIVGIEASELIHVMAYAIRNEMTAEEIHDFIYFHPSLSEIFLYATYDIVIGKLF, encoded by the coding sequence ATGTATGACCTGATAATCATCGGAATGGGGCCTGGGGGTTATGAAGCAACCCTCACGGCTCTTAGAAAAAAACTAAATATTGCAATAGTTGAGAAGAGTAAAATAGGAGGGAACTGTCTTAACAGAGCCTGTATTCCTACAAAATACTATCGAGCAGGAGCCCATCAGATAGAAAAACTTCCTCTACTCAATAAATATGGAATTAATCTGTCATCCAATTCAATTGACTTTTTACAGGCGAAAAAAGGTAAAGATGAGGCTATAGGTTTCTTAAGAAAATCTCTTTCACAGCTTTTAAAAGCCAAAAAGGTTCCTGTTTATAAGGGGACAGGTAAAATAGTAGGTCAAAATCAAGTTCAAATAACCTATGAAGATGGGAAGACAGAAACTATAGAAGGTAAGTATATTCTAGTAGCTACCGGTTCCATTCCAGTTTCTATCGGTGGTATAGTTCCGGATGGAAAATACGTGATTACAACCGAAGATTATCTGGAAAATATGGAACAACTTCCTGAAAATCTTTTAATCGTTGGTGGTGGTGTTGCCGGTTGTGAGCTAGCATATATCTCTGCCCAATATGGAAGCAAAGTTACAGTAGTAGAGATTAAAGATAGACTTTTGTCCTCAGATATTATTTCTCCGGATATATCAAGACTACTTCAGAGAAAGTTCAAAAAACTTGGAATAGAATTTAAACTGGAAACTTCCGTAAAAGACTATAAAGTCTCTGGAGATAAAATAGTTGTCAACCTTTCGGATGGTTCACAGCTAAAAGTTGACAAGATTTTACTTTCTGTAGGAAGAAAACCAAATACATCTGATATAGATAATATTGGAATAGAAAAGGATGAGAGAGGATTTATAAAAACCAATTCCTATCTACAGACAAATTTTGAAAATATTTATGCCTGTGGAGATGTTGTGAACTCACCTATGCTGGCCCATGTGGCTTCTTATGAAGCTAGGGTTGCCTTAAAGAATATGTTTGATGAGAAAAAGATAGAAGTTGATTATTCCCTTGTTCCATGGTCTATTTTTACAGCTTATGAGATAGCACATGTGGGATTAAGTGAACAACAAGCTAAAGAAAAAGGAATAGAAGCTATTTCCGGATATTATCCATTTACTTATAATGAAAAGGCAGTTGATGAGCTTGAATCAGATGGTTTTGTCAGACTTGTTTTTGATAAAAAAACAAAGCATGTTATTGGTGCAACAATAGTTGGAATAGAAGCTTCAGAGCTAATTCACGTTATGGCTTATGCTATAAGGAACGAAATGACTGCAGAGGAAATCCACGATTTTATATATTTCCATCCCTCCCTCAGTGAAATTTTCCTTTATGCCACTTATGATATTGTGATAGGAAAATTATTTTAA